The sequence ATGAagatggctgcggcggcgccgttaGTCAGCACGGGCTGCACCTCgatcgagccgagccgaggaTCCCTCACACACCAACCCCGCGTTCCTCCTGCTCTCGGGCGGCACGAAGCCGGCGGCTAGATCTCGATGAAACGAATCAGCGATGGCGCTAAGGCGAGGCAGGGTGGCGCGGCACGACGGTCGGCGGGGGCTCGGTCACCGCGACGATGAACCTGAGGTGGGGCCGGGATCAGTGGCAATCGCGACGATGACGGCTGTGAGGGAATTCGGCGGTGGTGGTTTAAAGAGAGGGGGTGGAATCAGCAGGCGTGGAGGAAGATCGCGAGCAATGCGAAACGTGGAGCGGACTGTGGGCGTTTGACGCGTAAACAGATACTACGGGGGTGGGAGGTGGAGACGACCTTGCGTTGGATTTCGCAGATGCGATGTAGACCGTTGCGTGAGGAACGAAAGAACGAGTGACCAATAAAATCATTTGTTGGGTAGATTACTTTTTCTtcgtattcttttttttttacttttttttttcttatttttacttCTATTAGAAAAAATGCACGTGCGTTGCATCGGgataaaaacatttttatgatACAACCGTTATTAGAAACTGAGCAATGAAGAAACATTAGGATCATTAttcattataattgaaaaaattAATGAAAATTATTCCTTGGTTTTGGGCCTACAGCCCAttatttccttccttttctatCCTAACCCAGTCCGCTACCTCTCTCGCCCGCCTCTTTTCTATCCAGCCCACAAGTGGAACTATAGGCTCCTCCCTATTAAATTCGGtcgaatctttttttttatctctcaaAATTGGTTAAGAACTTATACACTCAATATCCTCTTTTCGTTTTCCCAAAACCAAAATGAATTCACAAAGTTGGGATAAAAAGGTCGGCCAACCATAATTAGTGACTGATAAATCTAGATATTTAAAACCGAATCGAAAAGAGAAGTCATGagaaaaatgatgagagaggagtggagaatcgatttttgcaatcagTTGAAGGAGAAAACGCATGGGGAGACAGATCGAAGTGGCGGCGGCGTAAGGGTTTGGTCCAGCGACGGAAGCATGCAACAGATCGGATGAGATAAAAAACCGGGTgaaaaaaagcgaaaaagaaACCTAGAAAAAACCGAATAGGGAAAAAACAAacaacgaagaaaaagaaaccggataaaaacagcaaaaaaaacacGACAAAACGAATCGAAAAAAAAGGAGACACGAAAAAAAACGAATAGTAGGCGACGATGCGTTATGGTCatgagaacaaaaaaaaaagggaacatATGCTTAGGCTGAAAAAAAACAACGACGGAAGCGATTGGGATTCTAATTGACCGACCAAATAATCTGGCAAAAacattaaacttttataataggtaaagaaaAGGTAATTCAAGTGATGATGAAAAGCTCAGAATCCGGGCCGTACACTGCCTCGAGATCCGATCCGACGGCCAGGAGGCTCCCACCGTTGCCCCCGGGAATATCCCCACCGTAGATGCCTCATCCCACGGGTAGAAGGCTAGATGCCGCGGGAGCCGGGGTATAAATAGGCCACTCGTCCTTCTCCTCTCGGTCTCTAGGGTTTGGGAttttagccgccgccgccgccgccgctcacccgCGCCTTCGACGAGCTCCAGCCCGTAGACCTCGCCGGATCTCCCCGATGGCCGTGACCTTCACCGACCTCCACACCGCCGACGGGCTCAAAGCCCTCGAGCAGCACCTCTCCGGCAAGACCTACGTCTCCGGGTGAGCCCCCAATTTCACACCCTTCGCGCTTGCAATTTGGTGATTAGATctgttgacgacgacgacgacgacgatgcgcTTGTTGTGTTGACGCGTGCTGATTTGCGTGGGCATATTAAATTGGATGATgttgtgtgtttttgccatgaTGATATCGTACGGGGGTAGGATTAGATCTTGCTGCGTCCATTTCAATTTAGTAAATATGGTGATTCGCGATGCGGGCGTGCTCACTTGGTAGTGTTTGTTCTTGTGATCTAGTATTTGTTGTGGTGATTGTGCAGCAATTGGTAGTATTTGTTGTGGTGATTGTGCAGCAATTGGTGTGGTGGTATCTGTTCTGGCAATCTGCGATGAGGCTGTGCTCACTTTTTACTTATCTGTGATGATTGAACAGAAACGCGATCAGCAAGGACGACATCAAGGTGTTCGCCGCCGTGCCATCAAAGCCTGGAGCTGAGTTCCCGAACGCTGCTCGCTGGTATGATACCGTCGCTGCGGCCCTCGCTTCAAGGTAAGCCATTAGTGCTGCTGTTAATCTAGTGTGATCAGTCATGACTCACGAGACTTGGGTGGATTGTTGTATAATGCGTTCACTGGTTGCAGGTTCCCTGGCAAGGCAGTTGGAGTGAATCTGCCTGGAGGAGGTGCGGCATCGTCTGCTGCAGCGGCTGCGCCAGCTGCTAAGGTTTGCTCCTCGCTACGCCTGTCATATTTCATTCAGTCCATTGGTTGATTGAGCAATTTGAGGATATGTTGCTTGGGAAACTTGGACTGTAACGGATGGTAAGCCCCTACCTTTACATGTTAGGGAAACCACCTCGTTAGATTGGAATAGTATGGCCATTTATTTTGTAAATCTGAGTTGTTAGTCATGGTCATGGATGTTTCCTATTATGTCTGCTTCTTTTGTAAACAGACTTGTGAGTCATGATAGGATGAAGGTTTTAGTTTGGTGGATGTTTGCCATATGCTTTGATGAAACCTTGCaaacttatactccctccgtcccaaattatagggcACCCCCTTTTTAAGGAAAATTGAACTTGTtagcttttgactaataatcatactaactatatctatactaagtattatgcatgttatatcactagattcatattttgaagtactttcatgtgatgttaatttcatatttgttgggaTCATAGAATGGAATAAAGTACTGGTCAAATTATGTTATTGAAGACCGTATAAGAAAAATTTAGgtcttataatttgggacagagggagtataacattttttttactgtaaGCATTGTTTGAATTGCTTGGTGTTTCCCTTTTGCTGACTTAGCTTTGTATAATCCATTTTTGGCCCTCTACAGGATgctgatgaagatgatgatgacctgGATCTTTTTGGTGATGAGACCGAGGAAGACAAGAAAGCAGCAGATGAGCGTGCAGCTTCCAAGGCCTcttcaaagaagaaagaaagtaaGAATAAGTTCAGCATTAAAATTGTTACCCTACATAGTGAACAAGAATTACTTGTTATATGGCCATGTTGTGTTCAATTGTTTTTACCCATTGCTAGTTTATATATCTTTTGTCTAACAACAAAGCTTTATAGGCGGAAAATCATCTGTCCTGTTGGATGTCAAACCATGGGACGACGAGACTGATATGAAGAAGTTGGAGGAGGCTGTCCGCAGTGTGCAGATGGAGGGTCTCACCTGGGGAGCATGTGAGGAACTATTTCCTTCTTAGCTAGAAGTGTCTTTGCTGATTGTCCATTTCTAATCACGCAACTAACACACATCGTTTTTAAATTGCAGCAAAGCTTGTGCCTGTGGGTTACGGGATCAAGAAGTTGCAGATCATGTTGACCATTGTTGATGACTTGGTGTCTGTGGATAGCCTTATCGAAGAACATCTGACTGAAGAGCCGATCAACGAATTTGTCCAGAGCTGCGACATCGTTGCGTTCAACAAGATTTAAA is a genomic window of Oryza glaberrima chromosome 7, OglaRS2, whole genome shotgun sequence containing:
- the LOC127780656 gene encoding elongation factor 1-beta, with protein sequence MAVTFTDLHTADGLKALEQHLSGKTYVSGNAISKDDIKVFAAVPSKPGAEFPNAARWYDTVAAALASRFPGKAVGVNLPGGGAASSAAAAAPAAKDADEDDDDLDLFGDETEEDKKAADERAASKASSKKKESGKSSVLLDVKPWDDETDMKKLEEAVRSVQMEGLTWGASKLVPVGYGIKKLQIMLTIVDDLVSVDSLIEEHLTEEPINEFVQSCDIVAFNKI